The window TTTGACACGAAAAAAGTAGGTTGGTATCTGGTCTATGAAGAAGCAGGCATGCTCTTGGACTAATTGTAAGAAGCTTTCACCAGTCCATCTTCACTGATATGTCCCAGGTATTTGCCTAATACCCGAACCTCTTCAAATTCCCCGGGCTCAATAATAATATCATCATGGTCAGGATTGGCCGGTTCCAAGCGAACGCCATTCTTTCTGACATGAGCTCGTTTTAGTGTCGTATCCCCGTTATATAATACCGCTCCTACGTCTCCATCTCGGAGTTCTGTTTTTGACAGAATGACCTTGTCCCCTGTAGAGATACCTAAACCTTTCATGCTGTCGCCTTTCACTCGAAGCCCAAATACATTCGAGGCATTGGGAAAGAAATCACCAATGGTAATTTCTCCTAAATCCGCTTCTATGGCTTCTTCCATCGTACCCGCAGTTATCTCACCTAAGATTGGTATTGAACGGCTCACCTGTTCCTCATCCCGGGCCATCCAAACATCAGTCGGATTGGTAAAGGTATAATTGCCTTGGCTATCCTTTTTAAGAAATTGCTTACTTACCAGTGCATTGTAGTACTGGGTTACGCTGTTTTCTGAGCTAAAACCAAGCCGGTCGGCCAGCTCTTTGTAGGTTGGCCAACGAAAGTGCTTACGGACATAGGCGATCAGCGTATCGTAAAACTGTTGTTGTTTATTGGTAAGGTCAGCCATAGCTATTTATGTGTGTTCACACATAAATTAACCTAAAGGAAAAAGAAATAAAAGTTTACTGGTTCCCCTATAAAAATTGGAAAAAGTGAAATTAAATAGAATATGGTAGCTTAAATCAGATTATATTAACCGGAATTTTAATTCACTTAAATAAAAGTAACTCAATCTGACTACCTTGAATACCAAAACAAAAAATAATTCTCAACAAGTTGAAGAGGCTTTAAAAAACACGATCATAGGCTTGGACAATGTACTCAAAATTATTGCCGAGGATCCATCTATGGAGTGGTTGGTTAATGAAATTATGTATGACATGAACCATCTGGATGAATCCATTCAAAAATTGAAAGAAAAAGCTTCTTTCAGTTAATTAACCTTTTTTTTAGAAAGAAGGATTAAAACTCCCTATGTATAAACTATCATAGGGAGTTTTATATTTTATAATAAACCAGCGGTTTCTCGAAAGCTTAATGAATCCGTATGGTCATAAAATTCTGAGGTAACCTTGGTACTTGAATGCCCCATTAGCTTGCTTACTGCATACATTTCTCCTCCTTTTTCAAGCGTATGGGTTGCAAATGAATGGCGCAGGCAATGAAATTTCAACTCATCCGGAAGACCTATTTTCCGCATTGTTCGCCTAAATTTTTGCTGGATACTTCGCAGTGAATATTGCCCATGCCCCCGCTCTTTCGGAAGCACGTAACAGCTATTCTTTGTTTTGCCTTTATAATACTTCGGGGCTTTCTTCATTTTCTTGTTCAGTGTAAGCTCAAATATCTTGATGATATTAAATGGTTTTTTCTCTAACGGAACCAAACGTCCCTTATCGGTTTTGGTAATCTCCGGTGGAATATCAATATAGCGCTCCTCAAAATTGATCATATTCCATTTTAGCTGATTCATTTCACCAATACGCATTCCAGTGAAATATCCCAGGCGGATCACCAATCCAATTAATTTTCCCTCAGTATGTTTGAGTAATTTTTGTATTTCTGTATTGGTAAATGCCCGTTTTGTTTTTTTAGTATTATATAAAATATCCTTCCCTTCGTAAGGGTTTTTTATCAAGAAATCATAGTCTTCAGCCCAAGAGAAGCAAGCTTTTATTGATCGCAATTCAAGATCAATGGTCGTTTTTTCTACTTGGTCTTTATTCAAGCGATAAAGTTTATACTTAGATATTAATTGCCGGTCATATTCATCTAAAGGTAAATCTCCACAAATACGAAGCAAGTGGTTAAAAGCAAGTTTATAACGATCATAGGTTGATTCGGCCCTACTGCTTCGAAGATCCGGTAAATAATACTCGTCAAGATAAGTAGAAAAAAGCGGGGCTTTCTCTTTTTCCTGCTGATGTTGCCGATGATTTTTAAAGTGATCCAATACCAATTCTATCCCTTTTTCTTCTGCTTGCTTGTGAGCCTGCTCTCGCTTTTTCTTCGACGCACCTTTAGGATA of the Fodinibius sp. Rm-B-1B1-1 genome contains:
- a CDS encoding LexA family protein, whose protein sequence is MADLTNKQQQFYDTLIAYVRKHFRWPTYKELADRLGFSSENSVTQYYNALVSKQFLKKDSQGNYTFTNPTDVWMARDEEQVSRSIPILGEITAGTMEEAIEADLGEITIGDFFPNASNVFGLRVKGDSMKGLGISTGDKVILSKTELRDGDVGAVLYNGDTTLKRAHVRKNGVRLEPANPDHDDIIIEPGEFEEVRVLGKYLGHISEDGLVKASYN
- a CDS encoding tyrosine-type recombinase/integrase; the encoded protein is MDFSIYPLQRYDKNRLYIFFEDENGDRIRRSTGVSYPKGASKKKREQAHKQAEEKGIELVLDHFKNHRQHQQEKEKAPLFSTYLDEYYLPDLRSSRAESTYDRYKLAFNHLLRICGDLPLDEYDRQLISKYKLYRLNKDQVEKTTIDLELRSIKACFSWAEDYDFLIKNPYEGKDILYNTKKTKRAFTNTEIQKLLKHTEGKLIGLVIRLGYFTGMRIGEMNQLKWNMINFEERYIDIPPEITKTDKGRLVPLEKKPFNIIKIFELTLNKKMKKAPKYYKGKTKNSCYVLPKERGHGQYSLRSIQQKFRRTMRKIGLPDELKFHCLRHSFATHTLEKGGEMYAVSKLMGHSSTKVTSEFYDHTDSLSFRETAGLL